The genomic region CCAAAGGCCGCCAGCCTTTTCCTTCAATGCATTTCGGACTGGGCATGATGACGGTGCTTGAGCCGTTACGGGGGATCGCAAACGTATGAATATCAAGCAACTGGAAGTCCTGCGCACACTTTTGGCGACGGGGTCTACGATTGCCACGGCAAAGACGATGGGACTGAGCCAGTCCGGCGTCAGCCGCCTCCTCCAGCAGCTCGAGGCGGATCTTTCGGTGTCGCTTTTCGTGCGCGACAAAGGCCGTCTCATCCCAACCCCCGAGGCCCTGCTTCTTGCCCGCGATGCCGAGAACATCTTGCTGGCGGTCGATCGGATGTCGGGTCACGCGGAGGACTTAAGAAGCGGCGCCGCCGGCCCGGAGGTCGTCCGCATCGGTCTGCCAAGCAGCATGTGGGAGCATTTCGCGCCGGCAATGCTGGCCCATTACATCCGCGATTTCCCAGGCGTGCGGATCGAAACCTTCTTTGAGACGACGACCGCGATCAACAAGCTCGTCGAGCAGAGGGTGATCGATTTCGGCTTTCTGCGCATGGAGGGCGACAGCGGACCGGGCATCGAGGTCGAGCGCGTCGCCACCGGCGAAAGCGTCTGCGTCGTTCCGAAAGATCATCCTCTTGCAAGACTGGAGGAAATCACGGTGAAGAACCTGCGCGACGTGCCGCTCATTCTGATAGGCCGCCAACGGCCGAACCGCATGGCGCTCGACCAGACCTTCCGGCGGGCAGGCGTCAAGCAGATCGTCAAGATCGAGACGCATACCAACAGTTCCGCCTGTTCTTATGTCGCACATGGCCTCGGCGTGACGATCATCAGCAGCTTTTATGCGAATCTCTATCGTCACCTGCCAGTGGTTCATCGCCCTTTCGTGCCGCGCACGACACAGGAATTTGGATTGGCGAGGGCGATCGGTACGCCCCTCTCGATTGCCGCCCATGCACTCAGCGATGCCTTGAAACGGCAGATCCATGTTTCCCAGAAAAGCATTTAAAACCAGCTTACTGGCCCGCTTTTTAGTTTCATCGCGCCCTCTCTGGTTGCTGCGCTATTCCGCATAGACTTATGACGGAATCGCATAATATTGCGGATATTTTTTCATTCGATCATAGTCTGCGGCAACGAAACCGATGGCGCCGGGCATTGTCCGTCGCCCATCGCGGGGAACAAAAATGCTGAAATTCGTTCTGAACCGCCTGTTGATGGCATTACCAACGATTGTCCTCGTTTCGGTGACCGTCTTCACGCTGATCCGCTTCATACCCGGCGATCCGGCAGCATTGATGCTGGGTGATATGGCTGAGCCGGATCAGATCGCGGCGATGCGCTCGGAACTTGGCCTCGACAAATCGCTGCCGGAACAGTTCCTGATCTGGACCGCCAATGTCGTGCAGGGTGATTTCGGCCGCTCGATCGTCAATGACGAGGCGGTTCTGCCGCTCGTCGCATCGCGCTTTCTGGTCAGCGCCGAAATCGTCGTCGTCGCCGTCCTCCTGGCGAGCTTTATCGCCGTGCCGGCCGGTGTCATCGCCGCCTGGCGGCAGAACAGTCTGACAGACCTGGCGCTGGTCGGCACGGCCACGATCCTGTTGTCGATCCCGACATTCTGGCTCGGACTGCTGCTTCTGCTCTTCTTCGGTTTGAAACTCGGCTGGTTACCGGTCCTGGGCTATGTCTCGATCGGCAACAATGTTACCGGTGGCCTGCTCTACCTGGTGCTGCCGATCATGACCCTGGTCATTCATGAGATGGGTGTGTTGATCCGCATGGCACGCGCCTCGACGCTGGAAGTGATGCGTCTCGACTATATCACCCATGCCCGGGCCAAGGGCCTTTCCGAAAGCGCCGTCCTTTGGCGGCATGCCTTCAAGAATGCCTTCGGCCCGACCTGGACGGTCATCGGTCTGATCCTCGGCAATCTGCTCGGCGGCATTGCCGTCATCGAGACAGTCTTCACCATTCCGGGGCTCGGGCGACTGATGGTCGACAGCATTTTTGCTCGCGATTACCCCGTTATCCAGGGTTGCCTGCTGTTCGTCTCGCTTTCCTATGTGCTGGTCAATTTGGTCGTCGACCTGCTCTATCCCTTGTTCGATCCCCGGGTTGTCGCCGAATGAAAAAGATCACATTCAACGGCTTGATCGGCAGCGTTCTGATTTCCGCTTTGCTCCTCTCGGCCGGCATCGGCCTGTTCTGGACACCGTATGATCCGATGAAGCTCGGCTTCACGGCACGGCTGGCAGCGCCAAGCGGCGCCCACTGGCTCGGAACCGACGAATTCGGCCGCGACGTGCTCAGCCGCCTGATCGTCGGCGCCCGGGCGAGCGTCTGGATCGGCACCTTGACGGTCACATTCGCGACGGTCTGCGGCGCGCTGATCGGTCTCGTCAGCGGTTATGCCCGCGGTTGGATCGATGCAGTCATCATGGCGGTCAACAATGCGCTTCTCGCCTTTCCCGGCATTCTTCTGGCGCTTGGATTGCTCGCCGTCTTCGGCGCCAACCAATATGGCATCATCTTTGCGCTGGGCATTGCCTATTCTCCCTCCATGGCCCGCGTTGTCCGCGGTGCCGTCCTGTCGCTGCGAGAGCGGGAATTCATCGAGGCCTCCAAGGTGATGGGCAATGGCGAGATGTACACCATGTTCCGCCATATCCTTCCCAATTGCATCGCCCCGATCACCGTGCTTGCGACGTCGATGTTCGGCTGGGCGATCCTTTCTGAAAGCGCGCTCAGCTTTCTCGGTCTCGGTGTTCCGCCACCGGCGCCGACCTGGGGCAACATGCTGGCGGCCGGTCGGCCTTTCATCGAACAGGCGGTCTGGCTGGGTCTCTTCCCGGGGCTGGCGATCGCCCTGACGCTCCTCGGCATCAATCTTCTGGGGGATGCTCTTCGGGACAAGCTTGATCCGCGGATGAGGGGGCTGAAATGACCAATGAAACGCTTTTGAGTGTCCGCAACCTGTCGCTTCAGGTCGCCGGA from Rhizobium gallicum bv. gallicum R602sp harbors:
- a CDS encoding ABC transporter permease, whose translation is MLKFVLNRLLMALPTIVLVSVTVFTLIRFIPGDPAALMLGDMAEPDQIAAMRSELGLDKSLPEQFLIWTANVVQGDFGRSIVNDEAVLPLVASRFLVSAEIVVVAVLLASFIAVPAGVIAAWRQNSLTDLALVGTATILLSIPTFWLGLLLLLFFGLKLGWLPVLGYVSIGNNVTGGLLYLVLPIMTLVIHEMGVLIRMARASTLEVMRLDYITHARAKGLSESAVLWRHAFKNAFGPTWTVIGLILGNLLGGIAVIETVFTIPGLGRLMVDSIFARDYPVIQGCLLFVSLSYVLVNLVVDLLYPLFDPRVVAE
- a CDS encoding ABC transporter permease, whose translation is MKKITFNGLIGSVLISALLLSAGIGLFWTPYDPMKLGFTARLAAPSGAHWLGTDEFGRDVLSRLIVGARASVWIGTLTVTFATVCGALIGLVSGYARGWIDAVIMAVNNALLAFPGILLALGLLAVFGANQYGIIFALGIAYSPSMARVVRGAVLSLREREFIEASKVMGNGEMYTMFRHILPNCIAPITVLATSMFGWAILSESALSFLGLGVPPPAPTWGNMLAAGRPFIEQAVWLGLFPGLAIALTLLGINLLGDALRDKLDPRMRGLK
- a CDS encoding LysR family transcriptional regulator, which translates into the protein MNIKQLEVLRTLLATGSTIATAKTMGLSQSGVSRLLQQLEADLSVSLFVRDKGRLIPTPEALLLARDAENILLAVDRMSGHAEDLRSGAAGPEVVRIGLPSSMWEHFAPAMLAHYIRDFPGVRIETFFETTTAINKLVEQRVIDFGFLRMEGDSGPGIEVERVATGESVCVVPKDHPLARLEEITVKNLRDVPLILIGRQRPNRMALDQTFRRAGVKQIVKIETHTNSSACSYVAHGLGVTIISSFYANLYRHLPVVHRPFVPRTTQEFGLARAIGTPLSIAAHALSDALKRQIHVSQKSI